The following proteins come from a genomic window of Diprion similis isolate iyDipSimi1 chromosome 8, iyDipSimi1.1, whole genome shotgun sequence:
- the LOC124409918 gene encoding histone-lysine N-methyltransferase SETDB1 isoform X1 encodes MAGAEDMEVIELGSDDEQPAAKNRKNRSASSCNNNCINFKCKSGINMKSAPSFACIFYGSAATKKKKRFICEACLDAALSHQENLVDCLLNRKPLLECDFPDHTMEVEISDSDDSDNDEVNGPKEEDDYIPEDVLLDMEEKMESALSMIIKKYDIDYQIEQANAVLKQQWNKIDGTNEKIDKSLSKMMCELDKLRNGLYEEFKPQIKMLQEIDLDSESTETPNYPLVATKKVTQMRAPPVPVSDSQPEILPLDGIETQLVVVDLPPAGQLIKPMPDVGDLVYIMKHPLMSWVKGRIQSVQSQSPSQYRVKILTKKNNSVVKTVMGTQLALAIPSSVLIPVGTRIVAIFKDVNACGYYSGVIAEPPKSTNKYRYLVFFDDGYAQYVIHKHILIVNEWSSRVWEDVPKESREFVKKYMESYPERPMVKLQPGQVVKTEWNAKWWIAKVMQIDASLVQMYFNADGRTEWIYRGSARLGPLYDELLKANLRQHGHHASLNNASHRFPPATNRNSLPYVEYTSFNIEPDDEAQSGNQKSQKIVEIQTSAGAISVPANTTAAIQAPTQTRAVARKSTSKKQPVIETANVPVTINTGTGSNTKPSHSIVYYQTQNKIPTRKYVPHKCGSKCVEGIISYTPDNLRGYSPLSIPLLCGWNRQLCKFPKLKKIILYQAPCGIRLRTIEELHQYLRVTGSPMSVDLFDFDCWVHCLAEFVLDKCFVNIKDLSYGVENVLIPCVNELDHALPDAIRYSTQRQPTEGVNLNLDPEFLCGCDCEDDCQDKEKCACWQLTIQGATLGGRVPDTAVGYVYKRLPEAVATGIYECNSRCKCSVKTCLNRVVQHPLTLKLQVFKTGSRGWGIRCLNDIPLGSFICIYAGTLLTEQGANEGGKNYGDEYLAELDYVEAVEGIKEGYESDVVDPDVQNDTADESGRKSNAVSEEDEEPAKETLDSDEDFNIGKNIDINMDPASSIRKRLRKRKKNEREDQGGSEETSEDGSVTKDSENAVSKPIVVSQNGKVDCDLITISDDDEDIRREPSRFEPSVKPAQLSSSQSKSVREYFGEDEAVYIMDAKTTGNIGRYLNHSCDPNVFVQNVFVDTHDVRFPWVAFFALNYIRSGQELTWNYNYDVGSIPGKVIICRCGSSNCRGRLL; translated from the exons ATGGCTGGAGCTGAAGATATGGAAGTCATTGAGCTTGGTTCTGACGATGAGCAACCAGCtgcaaaaaacagaaaaaatagaTCAGCTAGCAGTTGTAACAACAAttgtattaatttcaaatgcaAGTCtggaataaatatgaaatcgGCACCTTCATTTGCTTGTATATTTTATGGTTCAgctgcaacaaaaaaaaagaaacgattcaTATGTGAAGCATGCTTAGATGCTGCGCTCAGTCATCAAGAG AATCTAGTGGATTGCCTTTTGAATCGGAAGCCACTTTTGGAATGTGATTTCCCAGATCACACTATGGAAGTAGAAATATCAGATAGTGATGATTCGGACAATGATGAAGTCAATGGGCCAAAGGAGGAAG atgaCTATATACCTGAGGATGTTCTGCTAGACATGGAAGAAAAGATGGAGAGTGCTTTGTCAATGATTATTAAAAAGTATGATATCGACTACCAAATCGAACAAGCTAATGCTGTATTGAAGCAACAGTGGAATAAGATTGATG GAaccaatgaaaaaatagacaaaagTTTATCGAAAATGATGTGTGAACTGGACAAGTTGCGGAACGGTCTGTATGAAGAGTTCAAACCACAGATTAAAATGCTTCAAGAGATTGATCTAGATTCAGAATCTACGGAAACTCCTAACTATCCACTTGTCGCAACGAAGAAAGTCACACAAATGCGCGCTCCACCAGTTCCAGTTTCTGACAGTCAACCAGAAATTTTACCACTCGATGGAATCGAGACTCAATTAGTTGTAGTCGATTTGCCACCTGCTGGTCAACTCATTAAACCCATGCCAGATGTTGGGGATCTAGTATATATCATGAAACACCCACTGATGTCATGGGTTAAGGGGAGG ATCCAATCGGTGCAATCGCAAAGCCCTTCGCAGTACCGTgttaaaatattaacaaagaaGAACAATTCCGTGGTAAAAACAGTGATGGGTACACAGCTTGCACTAGCAATACCTAGTTCTGTTCTTATACCTGTTGGTACTAGAATTGTTGCCATTTTCAAAGATGTGAATGCCTGCGGATACTATAGTGGAGTGATTGCAGAACCACCTAAATCCACAAATAAGTACAG GTACTTGGTTTTCTTCGATGATGGATATGCTCAATATGTTATTCATAAACATATCCTGATAGTAAATGAATGGTCTTCTCGAGTATGGGAAGACGTGCCAAAAGAATCTCGGGAGTTTGTAAAGAAGTACATGGAATCGTATCCTGAGAGGCCAATGGTTAAGTTACAACCTGGCCAGGTGGTAAAGACTGAATGGAACGCAAAATGGTGGATTGCAAAAGTGATGCAAATTGATGCGAGTTTAGTGCAAATGTATTTTAATGCAGATGGAAGAACGGAGTGGATTTATAGAGGTTCTGCAAGGTTGGGTCCTCTCTATGACGAATTACTTAAGGCGAACCTCAGACAGCATGGCCATCATGCTTCTCTTAACAACGCCAGTCATCGCTTTCCACCTGCTACAAAT CGTAATAGTCTCCCCTATGTGGAATATACATCGTTTAACATCGAACCAGATGACGAAGCACAGTctggaaatcaaaaatcacaaaaaattgtagaaatacAAACCAGTGCAGGTGCCATTAGCGTTCCTGCAAATACGACAGCTGCAATACAAGCCCCAACTCAGACACGCGCTGTTGCTAGAAAAAGCACCAGTAAAAAGCAACCCGTTATTGAGACTGCCAATGTACCTGTTACTATTAATACTGGAACTGGAAGTAATACAAAACCTTCGCATAGTATTGTC TATTATCAAACGCAAAATAAGATTCCGACTCGCAAATATGTACCCCACAAGTGTGGATCAAAGTGCGTTGAAGGAATAATATCTTATACACCTGACAATCTCCGTGGCTATTCGCCTCTTTCAATACCATTGCTTTGTGGCTGGAACCGACAACTATGCAAATtcccaaaattgaaaaagataaTACTTTATCAAGCTCCATGTGGGATCCGTCTCCGTACAATAGAAGAATTGCACCAATACCTGCGGGTCACTGGCAGTCCTATGTCCGTGGACTTGTTTGATTTCGATTGCTGGGTCCACTGCCTAGCCGAGTTCGTGTTGGACAAATGTTTTGTCAATATTAAG GATCTCAGCTATGGCGTTGAAAATGTATTAATCCCATGTGTAAATGAATTGGATCATGCCTTGCCTGACGCCATCAGATACAGTACGCAAAGGCAACCGACGGAAGGTGTCAATTTAAACTTGGATCCAGAATTTTTGTGTGGATGTGACTGCGAAGATGATTGTCAA GATAAAGAGAAATGTGCATGCTGGCAATTGACTATACAGGGAGCTACCCTGGGCGGGAGAGTCCCCGACACTGCTGTTGGTTACGTTTATAAAAGATTGCCTGAAGCTGTAGCAACGGGCATCTACGAATGTAATTCACGATGTAAATGCTCCGTAAAAACCTGCCTCAACAGAGTGGTTCAACACCCCCTTACTCTAAAATTACAAGTGTTCAAAACAGGGTCGCGGGGCTGGGGAATAAGGTGTTTGAACGATATACCACTTGGATCATTTATTTGCATTTATGCAGGAACCCTGCTTACGGAACAG GGTGCTAACGAAGGAGGCAAAAATTATGGAGACGAATATCTTGCTGAACTGGATTACGTCGAGGCAGTGGAAGGGATTAAAGAGGGTTATGAAAGCGACGTCGTGGATCCAGATGTACAAAACGATACTGCGGATGAAAGTGGCAGAAAATCAAATGCCGTGAGTGAAGAAGATGAGGAACCAGCGAAGGAAACTCTCGACTCTGATGAAGACTTTAACataggaaaaaatattgatattaatatgGACCCAGCTTCATCCATTAG GAAACGGTTGAGAAAACggaagaagaatgaaagagaAGATCAAGGTGGATCAGAAGAAACTAGCGAAGATGGCAGTGTGACTAAGGATTCCGAAAATGCTGTTTCAAAACCTATAGTCGTTTCTCAAAATGGAAAAGTAGATTGTGATCTTATTACTATAAGTGACGATGATGAAGACATTAGAAGAGAGCCAAGCAGGTTTGAACCAAGCGTAAAACCAGCTCAATTAAGTTCCTCTCAGTCAAAATCCGTGAGAGAATATTTCGGTGAAGACGAGGCTGTGTATATCATGGATGCAAAGACAACAGGAAATATTGGACGATACCTTAAT cACTCTTGTGATCCCAACGTATTTGTGCAAAATGTATTCGTAGATACTCATGATGTCCGATTTCCTTGGGTTGCATTCTTTGCCCTTAACTATATACGATCGGGTCAAGAACTTACCTGGAACTATAATTACGACGTAGGAAGTATTCCCGGAAAAGTAATCATATGCAGATGTGGAAGCTCTAATTGCAGAGGTCGtcttttgtaa
- the LOC124409918 gene encoding histone-lysine N-methyltransferase SETDB1 isoform X2 translates to MIRTMMKSMGQRRKIQHYFRNFSDDYIPEDVLLDMEEKMESALSMIIKKYDIDYQIEQANAVLKQQWNKIDGTNEKIDKSLSKMMCELDKLRNGLYEEFKPQIKMLQEIDLDSESTETPNYPLVATKKVTQMRAPPVPVSDSQPEILPLDGIETQLVVVDLPPAGQLIKPMPDVGDLVYIMKHPLMSWVKGRIQSVQSQSPSQYRVKILTKKNNSVVKTVMGTQLALAIPSSVLIPVGTRIVAIFKDVNACGYYSGVIAEPPKSTNKYRYLVFFDDGYAQYVIHKHILIVNEWSSRVWEDVPKESREFVKKYMESYPERPMVKLQPGQVVKTEWNAKWWIAKVMQIDASLVQMYFNADGRTEWIYRGSARLGPLYDELLKANLRQHGHHASLNNASHRFPPATNRNSLPYVEYTSFNIEPDDEAQSGNQKSQKIVEIQTSAGAISVPANTTAAIQAPTQTRAVARKSTSKKQPVIETANVPVTINTGTGSNTKPSHSIVYYQTQNKIPTRKYVPHKCGSKCVEGIISYTPDNLRGYSPLSIPLLCGWNRQLCKFPKLKKIILYQAPCGIRLRTIEELHQYLRVTGSPMSVDLFDFDCWVHCLAEFVLDKCFVNIKDLSYGVENVLIPCVNELDHALPDAIRYSTQRQPTEGVNLNLDPEFLCGCDCEDDCQDKEKCACWQLTIQGATLGGRVPDTAVGYVYKRLPEAVATGIYECNSRCKCSVKTCLNRVVQHPLTLKLQVFKTGSRGWGIRCLNDIPLGSFICIYAGTLLTEQGANEGGKNYGDEYLAELDYVEAVEGIKEGYESDVVDPDVQNDTADESGRKSNAVSEEDEEPAKETLDSDEDFNIGKNIDINMDPASSIRKRLRKRKKNEREDQGGSEETSEDGSVTKDSENAVSKPIVVSQNGKVDCDLITISDDDEDIRREPSRFEPSVKPAQLSSSQSKSVREYFGEDEAVYIMDAKTTGNIGRYLNHSCDPNVFVQNVFVDTHDVRFPWVAFFALNYIRSGQELTWNYNYDVGSIPGKVIICRCGSSNCRGRLL, encoded by the exons ATGATTCGGACAATGATGAAGTCAATGGGCCAAAGGAGGAAG attcagcattattttcgaaatttttcagatgaCTATATACCTGAGGATGTTCTGCTAGACATGGAAGAAAAGATGGAGAGTGCTTTGTCAATGATTATTAAAAAGTATGATATCGACTACCAAATCGAACAAGCTAATGCTGTATTGAAGCAACAGTGGAATAAGATTGATG GAaccaatgaaaaaatagacaaaagTTTATCGAAAATGATGTGTGAACTGGACAAGTTGCGGAACGGTCTGTATGAAGAGTTCAAACCACAGATTAAAATGCTTCAAGAGATTGATCTAGATTCAGAATCTACGGAAACTCCTAACTATCCACTTGTCGCAACGAAGAAAGTCACACAAATGCGCGCTCCACCAGTTCCAGTTTCTGACAGTCAACCAGAAATTTTACCACTCGATGGAATCGAGACTCAATTAGTTGTAGTCGATTTGCCACCTGCTGGTCAACTCATTAAACCCATGCCAGATGTTGGGGATCTAGTATATATCATGAAACACCCACTGATGTCATGGGTTAAGGGGAGG ATCCAATCGGTGCAATCGCAAAGCCCTTCGCAGTACCGTgttaaaatattaacaaagaaGAACAATTCCGTGGTAAAAACAGTGATGGGTACACAGCTTGCACTAGCAATACCTAGTTCTGTTCTTATACCTGTTGGTACTAGAATTGTTGCCATTTTCAAAGATGTGAATGCCTGCGGATACTATAGTGGAGTGATTGCAGAACCACCTAAATCCACAAATAAGTACAG GTACTTGGTTTTCTTCGATGATGGATATGCTCAATATGTTATTCATAAACATATCCTGATAGTAAATGAATGGTCTTCTCGAGTATGGGAAGACGTGCCAAAAGAATCTCGGGAGTTTGTAAAGAAGTACATGGAATCGTATCCTGAGAGGCCAATGGTTAAGTTACAACCTGGCCAGGTGGTAAAGACTGAATGGAACGCAAAATGGTGGATTGCAAAAGTGATGCAAATTGATGCGAGTTTAGTGCAAATGTATTTTAATGCAGATGGAAGAACGGAGTGGATTTATAGAGGTTCTGCAAGGTTGGGTCCTCTCTATGACGAATTACTTAAGGCGAACCTCAGACAGCATGGCCATCATGCTTCTCTTAACAACGCCAGTCATCGCTTTCCACCTGCTACAAAT CGTAATAGTCTCCCCTATGTGGAATATACATCGTTTAACATCGAACCAGATGACGAAGCACAGTctggaaatcaaaaatcacaaaaaattgtagaaatacAAACCAGTGCAGGTGCCATTAGCGTTCCTGCAAATACGACAGCTGCAATACAAGCCCCAACTCAGACACGCGCTGTTGCTAGAAAAAGCACCAGTAAAAAGCAACCCGTTATTGAGACTGCCAATGTACCTGTTACTATTAATACTGGAACTGGAAGTAATACAAAACCTTCGCATAGTATTGTC TATTATCAAACGCAAAATAAGATTCCGACTCGCAAATATGTACCCCACAAGTGTGGATCAAAGTGCGTTGAAGGAATAATATCTTATACACCTGACAATCTCCGTGGCTATTCGCCTCTTTCAATACCATTGCTTTGTGGCTGGAACCGACAACTATGCAAATtcccaaaattgaaaaagataaTACTTTATCAAGCTCCATGTGGGATCCGTCTCCGTACAATAGAAGAATTGCACCAATACCTGCGGGTCACTGGCAGTCCTATGTCCGTGGACTTGTTTGATTTCGATTGCTGGGTCCACTGCCTAGCCGAGTTCGTGTTGGACAAATGTTTTGTCAATATTAAG GATCTCAGCTATGGCGTTGAAAATGTATTAATCCCATGTGTAAATGAATTGGATCATGCCTTGCCTGACGCCATCAGATACAGTACGCAAAGGCAACCGACGGAAGGTGTCAATTTAAACTTGGATCCAGAATTTTTGTGTGGATGTGACTGCGAAGATGATTGTCAA GATAAAGAGAAATGTGCATGCTGGCAATTGACTATACAGGGAGCTACCCTGGGCGGGAGAGTCCCCGACACTGCTGTTGGTTACGTTTATAAAAGATTGCCTGAAGCTGTAGCAACGGGCATCTACGAATGTAATTCACGATGTAAATGCTCCGTAAAAACCTGCCTCAACAGAGTGGTTCAACACCCCCTTACTCTAAAATTACAAGTGTTCAAAACAGGGTCGCGGGGCTGGGGAATAAGGTGTTTGAACGATATACCACTTGGATCATTTATTTGCATTTATGCAGGAACCCTGCTTACGGAACAG GGTGCTAACGAAGGAGGCAAAAATTATGGAGACGAATATCTTGCTGAACTGGATTACGTCGAGGCAGTGGAAGGGATTAAAGAGGGTTATGAAAGCGACGTCGTGGATCCAGATGTACAAAACGATACTGCGGATGAAAGTGGCAGAAAATCAAATGCCGTGAGTGAAGAAGATGAGGAACCAGCGAAGGAAACTCTCGACTCTGATGAAGACTTTAACataggaaaaaatattgatattaatatgGACCCAGCTTCATCCATTAG GAAACGGTTGAGAAAACggaagaagaatgaaagagaAGATCAAGGTGGATCAGAAGAAACTAGCGAAGATGGCAGTGTGACTAAGGATTCCGAAAATGCTGTTTCAAAACCTATAGTCGTTTCTCAAAATGGAAAAGTAGATTGTGATCTTATTACTATAAGTGACGATGATGAAGACATTAGAAGAGAGCCAAGCAGGTTTGAACCAAGCGTAAAACCAGCTCAATTAAGTTCCTCTCAGTCAAAATCCGTGAGAGAATATTTCGGTGAAGACGAGGCTGTGTATATCATGGATGCAAAGACAACAGGAAATATTGGACGATACCTTAAT cACTCTTGTGATCCCAACGTATTTGTGCAAAATGTATTCGTAGATACTCATGATGTCCGATTTCCTTGGGTTGCATTCTTTGCCCTTAACTATATACGATCGGGTCAAGAACTTACCTGGAACTATAATTACGACGTAGGAAGTATTCCCGGAAAAGTAATCATATGCAGATGTGGAAGCTCTAATTGCAGAGGTCGtcttttgtaa
- the LOC124409918 gene encoding histone-lysine N-methyltransferase eggless isoform X3 produces the protein MMCELDKLRNGLYEEFKPQIKMLQEIDLDSESTETPNYPLVATKKVTQMRAPPVPVSDSQPEILPLDGIETQLVVVDLPPAGQLIKPMPDVGDLVYIMKHPLMSWVKGRIQSVQSQSPSQYRVKILTKKNNSVVKTVMGTQLALAIPSSVLIPVGTRIVAIFKDVNACGYYSGVIAEPPKSTNKYRYLVFFDDGYAQYVIHKHILIVNEWSSRVWEDVPKESREFVKKYMESYPERPMVKLQPGQVVKTEWNAKWWIAKVMQIDASLVQMYFNADGRTEWIYRGSARLGPLYDELLKANLRQHGHHASLNNASHRFPPATNRNSLPYVEYTSFNIEPDDEAQSGNQKSQKIVEIQTSAGAISVPANTTAAIQAPTQTRAVARKSTSKKQPVIETANVPVTINTGTGSNTKPSHSIVYYQTQNKIPTRKYVPHKCGSKCVEGIISYTPDNLRGYSPLSIPLLCGWNRQLCKFPKLKKIILYQAPCGIRLRTIEELHQYLRVTGSPMSVDLFDFDCWVHCLAEFVLDKCFVNIKDLSYGVENVLIPCVNELDHALPDAIRYSTQRQPTEGVNLNLDPEFLCGCDCEDDCQDKEKCACWQLTIQGATLGGRVPDTAVGYVYKRLPEAVATGIYECNSRCKCSVKTCLNRVVQHPLTLKLQVFKTGSRGWGIRCLNDIPLGSFICIYAGTLLTEQGANEGGKNYGDEYLAELDYVEAVEGIKEGYESDVVDPDVQNDTADESGRKSNAVSEEDEEPAKETLDSDEDFNIGKNIDINMDPASSIRKRLRKRKKNEREDQGGSEETSEDGSVTKDSENAVSKPIVVSQNGKVDCDLITISDDDEDIRREPSRFEPSVKPAQLSSSQSKSVREYFGEDEAVYIMDAKTTGNIGRYLNHSCDPNVFVQNVFVDTHDVRFPWVAFFALNYIRSGQELTWNYNYDVGSIPGKVIICRCGSSNCRGRLL, from the exons ATGATGTGTGAACTGGACAAGTTGCGGAACGGTCTGTATGAAGAGTTCAAACCACAGATTAAAATGCTTCAAGAGATTGATCTAGATTCAGAATCTACGGAAACTCCTAACTATCCACTTGTCGCAACGAAGAAAGTCACACAAATGCGCGCTCCACCAGTTCCAGTTTCTGACAGTCAACCAGAAATTTTACCACTCGATGGAATCGAGACTCAATTAGTTGTAGTCGATTTGCCACCTGCTGGTCAACTCATTAAACCCATGCCAGATGTTGGGGATCTAGTATATATCATGAAACACCCACTGATGTCATGGGTTAAGGGGAGG ATCCAATCGGTGCAATCGCAAAGCCCTTCGCAGTACCGTgttaaaatattaacaaagaaGAACAATTCCGTGGTAAAAACAGTGATGGGTACACAGCTTGCACTAGCAATACCTAGTTCTGTTCTTATACCTGTTGGTACTAGAATTGTTGCCATTTTCAAAGATGTGAATGCCTGCGGATACTATAGTGGAGTGATTGCAGAACCACCTAAATCCACAAATAAGTACAG GTACTTGGTTTTCTTCGATGATGGATATGCTCAATATGTTATTCATAAACATATCCTGATAGTAAATGAATGGTCTTCTCGAGTATGGGAAGACGTGCCAAAAGAATCTCGGGAGTTTGTAAAGAAGTACATGGAATCGTATCCTGAGAGGCCAATGGTTAAGTTACAACCTGGCCAGGTGGTAAAGACTGAATGGAACGCAAAATGGTGGATTGCAAAAGTGATGCAAATTGATGCGAGTTTAGTGCAAATGTATTTTAATGCAGATGGAAGAACGGAGTGGATTTATAGAGGTTCTGCAAGGTTGGGTCCTCTCTATGACGAATTACTTAAGGCGAACCTCAGACAGCATGGCCATCATGCTTCTCTTAACAACGCCAGTCATCGCTTTCCACCTGCTACAAAT CGTAATAGTCTCCCCTATGTGGAATATACATCGTTTAACATCGAACCAGATGACGAAGCACAGTctggaaatcaaaaatcacaaaaaattgtagaaatacAAACCAGTGCAGGTGCCATTAGCGTTCCTGCAAATACGACAGCTGCAATACAAGCCCCAACTCAGACACGCGCTGTTGCTAGAAAAAGCACCAGTAAAAAGCAACCCGTTATTGAGACTGCCAATGTACCTGTTACTATTAATACTGGAACTGGAAGTAATACAAAACCTTCGCATAGTATTGTC TATTATCAAACGCAAAATAAGATTCCGACTCGCAAATATGTACCCCACAAGTGTGGATCAAAGTGCGTTGAAGGAATAATATCTTATACACCTGACAATCTCCGTGGCTATTCGCCTCTTTCAATACCATTGCTTTGTGGCTGGAACCGACAACTATGCAAATtcccaaaattgaaaaagataaTACTTTATCAAGCTCCATGTGGGATCCGTCTCCGTACAATAGAAGAATTGCACCAATACCTGCGGGTCACTGGCAGTCCTATGTCCGTGGACTTGTTTGATTTCGATTGCTGGGTCCACTGCCTAGCCGAGTTCGTGTTGGACAAATGTTTTGTCAATATTAAG GATCTCAGCTATGGCGTTGAAAATGTATTAATCCCATGTGTAAATGAATTGGATCATGCCTTGCCTGACGCCATCAGATACAGTACGCAAAGGCAACCGACGGAAGGTGTCAATTTAAACTTGGATCCAGAATTTTTGTGTGGATGTGACTGCGAAGATGATTGTCAA GATAAAGAGAAATGTGCATGCTGGCAATTGACTATACAGGGAGCTACCCTGGGCGGGAGAGTCCCCGACACTGCTGTTGGTTACGTTTATAAAAGATTGCCTGAAGCTGTAGCAACGGGCATCTACGAATGTAATTCACGATGTAAATGCTCCGTAAAAACCTGCCTCAACAGAGTGGTTCAACACCCCCTTACTCTAAAATTACAAGTGTTCAAAACAGGGTCGCGGGGCTGGGGAATAAGGTGTTTGAACGATATACCACTTGGATCATTTATTTGCATTTATGCAGGAACCCTGCTTACGGAACAG GGTGCTAACGAAGGAGGCAAAAATTATGGAGACGAATATCTTGCTGAACTGGATTACGTCGAGGCAGTGGAAGGGATTAAAGAGGGTTATGAAAGCGACGTCGTGGATCCAGATGTACAAAACGATACTGCGGATGAAAGTGGCAGAAAATCAAATGCCGTGAGTGAAGAAGATGAGGAACCAGCGAAGGAAACTCTCGACTCTGATGAAGACTTTAACataggaaaaaatattgatattaatatgGACCCAGCTTCATCCATTAG GAAACGGTTGAGAAAACggaagaagaatgaaagagaAGATCAAGGTGGATCAGAAGAAACTAGCGAAGATGGCAGTGTGACTAAGGATTCCGAAAATGCTGTTTCAAAACCTATAGTCGTTTCTCAAAATGGAAAAGTAGATTGTGATCTTATTACTATAAGTGACGATGATGAAGACATTAGAAGAGAGCCAAGCAGGTTTGAACCAAGCGTAAAACCAGCTCAATTAAGTTCCTCTCAGTCAAAATCCGTGAGAGAATATTTCGGTGAAGACGAGGCTGTGTATATCATGGATGCAAAGACAACAGGAAATATTGGACGATACCTTAAT cACTCTTGTGATCCCAACGTATTTGTGCAAAATGTATTCGTAGATACTCATGATGTCCGATTTCCTTGGGTTGCATTCTTTGCCCTTAACTATATACGATCGGGTCAAGAACTTACCTGGAACTATAATTACGACGTAGGAAGTATTCCCGGAAAAGTAATCATATGCAGATGTGGAAGCTCTAATTGCAGAGGTCGtcttttgtaa
- the LOC124409933 gene encoding myotrophin, protein MSELVWGIKNGDLDQVRDIVENKDIDVNQMIDGRTPLHYAADYGQGDVLRYLLEKGADANATDKHGITTLLAAIWEGHTNCVKLLLERGANPDGSTPDGTSYIEAAEKDEIKQLLKSH, encoded by the exons ATGAGCGAACTGGTTTGGGGGATCAAAAACGGGGATCTTGATCAAGTACGGGACATTGTCGAGAACAAG GATATAGACGTGAATCAAATGATTGATGGGAGAACACCGTTACATTATGCTGCTGATTATGGCCAAGGTGACGTGCTCAGATATCTTTTGGAAAAGGGAGCTGATGCAAAT gcAACAGACAAACACGGAATTACAACTCTTTTAGCAGCAATTTGGGAAGGACACACGAATTGTGTGAAGTTGTTACTCGAAAGAGGGGCAAATCCTGATGGTTCGACACCAGATGGCACGAGTTACATTGAGGCAGCTGAGAAGGACGAAATCAAACAGCTGCTCAAATCTCACTAG
- the LOC124409977 gene encoding uncharacterized protein LOC124409977, with protein MKFVVAITLVAALFYASAEDKKEEERPKTFRRLIPADVLRDFPGVCFASTRCATIDVGQSWELAPFCGRSTCVSAEGNSEILLELVEDCGPLPKSNPKCKLSEKTNKTASFPDCCPIFECEEGAKLEYPEIPTVAPATAAEVEAAEKAAAAAAASSTTPKA; from the exons ATGAAGTTCGTCGTAGCCATCACCCTCGTTGCCGCGCTATTCTACGCGTCGGCCGAAGACAAGAAGGAAGAGGAAAGGCCCAAGACCTTCCGCAGGCTCATTCCTGCTGATGTTCTTCGCG ATTTCCCGGGCGTCTGCTTCGCCTCGACTCGTTGCGCTACCATCGACGTTGGCCAGTCTTGGGAACTCGCGCCTTTCTGCGGACGTTCGACCTGTGTATCCGCCGAAGGAAACTCCGAGATCCTCCTTGAACTCGTCGAGGATTGCGGACCCCTCCCCAAGAGCAACCCCAAGTGCAAGCTCTCCGAAAAGACGAACAAGACCGCGAGCTTCCCGGATTGTTGTCCCATCTTCGAGTGCGAGGAGGGGGCGAAGCTCGAGTATCCCGAAATCCCAACTGTCGCACCGGCAACTGCCGCTGAGGTCGAAGCCGCAGAGAAAGCTGCCGCCGCTGCCGCCGCCTCAAGCACAACCCCCAAAGCTTAA